DNA from Tsuneonella dongtanensis:
CCCGGGCCACTGGCCAGCGAGCCAGCCGGCATCGTCACCAACGGATAAGGCGCGGTCCCGCAATCCGGCCGACGAGCCCCGTCACGAACACCGGCACGATGTGCCAGACGCCCAAGTGGGCCAGCCCATCGAGCGGACACGTGAGCCCATAGGCCGCAGACCCCAGGGCGCTCGCGGCGACCCCGAGGAAAAGTCCTGCTCGTTCGGGCGCGACCGGTGCCCCGCGGCGAAGCCACAGGCCAAGCGACAGGGCGACCAGAAGCGAGGATGCTCCCGCCTTCAAGGCACAGTCGAGGTCGATCCATCGGTCGATCGTCGGGCCGTGAGAAACGCCCGGCGCCATCCACGCGATCAGCGCGGCGAGCGGCAGCAGCGCCAGTCCCGCCATGGCCCACTTGGGCCCATCGTAGGCGGCGCCAACACGCGGGGACGCCATGGCGACCACCGCCAATGCCGATGAAATGCCGGTGAGCAGGAGGAGCCCGTTGGCGACGATCGACATCTCCGCCATAGGTTCGTCGAGAAATACGGGCCGTCCGAACATCACGAACACGGCCGCCACCGTCGCGGCGAAGGCAAGGCCTACCGCAGCCGCCCCGGAGCGCATCTTGAGCGGCCGCACCGGCGCGAGGTCGTCGACCAGGCTGTCGATCAGGGGATTGTCGTGCATCATGTCTTCAATTCGCTTTTTCGACGAGGGCGGCAAGGCGCTTGAGCCCCCGGTGGACGTTCACTTTGACAAGCGACTCGCTCTGTCCGCAGATGCGGGCGGCGTCGCTCACCGGCTGGCCCTGGATCTTGACAAGGCGGATGGCGGTGGCCTGCGCCTCGGGCAGGCTTTCGAACAGGCGATCGAGGCTGATCCGCGCGGCGACGGCGTCCTGCTCGGGCAACTGCTCGAACTCATATCCTTCGATGCCGACTTCCTCGTTGCGATAGACGCGGCGCAAGTGGTCGACCCAGCGATACCGCGCGATCGCCGCGAGCCACGGCAGGAACGGCCTCGCCGGGTCGTAACTGGCACGTTTGGCGTGCAGGCTGACAAGCACTTCCTGCACCAGGTCGTCGAGCTGTTCCGGTGCGACCCGACGGCGAAAGTAGCGGGTAAGCCAGCCACCGCATTCGCGCAGGAGCGCGTTGTAGGCAGTTCGGTCGCCGCCTTGGCTGGCGCGCATCAATTGCGCGAGGGTGGCCTCGTCGGCGATCACTGGACCACGCGCCGCGCGAGCAGGTGATCGAGCGAGAGCAAGCCGCCGCCGCGCGCCACAAGTACCAGCGCCATCGCCGCCCACAGCGAGTGGGTCGGCCACCACGCTTCGGGATAGACGAAGAGCTGGATCACCAGCGTCATGCCGATGAGGCCCAGCGCAGAGAGCCGGGTGGCGAGTCCGAGCACGAGGAGGATCGGCAGGACCGTTTCTCCCCACAGCGCCATCTGCGCGGACAGCCCAGCCGGCACCGGGACGCCCGCGTACTCGCTCTCGAAGAGGAAGCGGGAGGTGTCGCTCAGTTCCATCCAGGTCCCCTCGACCACCTTGGTCCGGCCCGAGCGCCAGAACACGCCGCCGAGCGCAAGACGGGTCAGCAGCAGGGCAGCCGCTTCGACCGCGGCCGACGATAGCATTCCGGCGAGCCGGTCCCAATGGTGCCGGATTCCAGGGTGGACGAGGGTGCCCATGGCGATCAGCGCTTGACCGGGGTGAGCGAACCCTTGCCCTTGGGGGTCTGGGTCTTCACGCAAGTGCCTTCCTTGACGAGCTTCCAGGCATTGCCCTGGTAGTCGCGGGTCGATGTGCCCGCGCAGCTCGTACCGGGGCCGGCGGCGCAGTCGTTCTTGCCCGCCTTGGAGATGCCGTAGCACTTTTCCATTTTGTCGGCGGCGTGGGCGGGGGCGCCGAGCGCAAAGGTGGCGGCAATGGCCGCCAGTGCGATCGATCCGGCGGCAATCGAGGTCTTGTTCATGGCAGTCTTCCCTTTTCGTTCGGGGTGGGTCTCGCCCTGCCAATTCGGGAAGTCTGCCGGTGCGGTTACAGCCGCTTTCTTTTTTCCTTGCGCTGTAACGGCGCGCTCCATGGGGGCGAACCAGCCCGTGCCGATCACCGGCAAGCACACGGGAGATTTCCACATGACCACGATTCGCAGCGGCGCCAGCATCGCCGCTTCCGCCGCGCTCTTCGCGATGTCCGCCATGGTCTTCGCCGCCGAGCCGCCTGCCGGCAGCACCGGCCGGGCCCTCGGAAAGGAGGACACGGTGCATTGCTACGGCGTCCACAGCTGCAAGGGCAACGCGGACTGCAAGACCACCGCCAACGAGTGCAAGGGCCAGAACGTCTGCAAGGGCCATGGCTTCAAGGCGATGGCCGCGGGCCAGTGCCTCGCCAAGGGCGGCACCATCGGCGACCTTGGCTGACGACAGTCGGCCCTGCGTCCCGCCGGGGTCCCGTACCCCCCTCCTCGTCCCCGGCGGGACGCTTTACCGCAGGAAGCGAACGAGATTTCCATGCCGACTGAACCCACTGCCTTTTCCGGCTTCGGCCTCGGCTTGCGCAGAGAGCATTATGCCGACTTCGTCGAGGGCGGGGTGGCAGTCGATTTCGTCGAGATCATCTCGGAAAACTACATGGTCGACGGCGGCCGTCCGTTGGCGACGCTGGACAAGGTGCGCGCGCACTACCCGGTGGCGATGCACGGCGTCTCCCTGTCGATCGGCCGGGCCGAGGGGCTGGACGACGGGTATCTCCGGCGGCTGCGCGACCTCGCCGACCGGATCGAGCCGCTATGGGTGTCCGATCACCTGTGCTGGACGGGCACCAACGCGCACACCACCCACGACCTCCTGCCGATGCCCTACACCCGCGAGGCGCTCGACCTCGTCTGCCGCAACATCGACCGCGCGCAGGATGCTCTGGGCCGCACGATGCTGTTCGAGAACCCGTCGAGCTACCTCGCCTTCCCGGAGGACGAGATGCGCGAGTGGGAATTCATCGCCGAGATGGCGCGTCGGACCGGGTGCAGCCTGTTGCTCGACGTCAACAACGTCTACGTCAGCGCGCACAACCACGGATTCGAAGCCGAGGATTTTCTTGCCGGGCTCCCCGCCGACCGGGTGCGGCAGATGCACCTTGCCGGGCATACACCCGGCGAGATCCTGATCGACACCCACGACCGGCCGGTATGCGACGGCGTCTGGGACCTCTACGCCAGGGCGGTCGAGCGCTTCGGCCACGCAGCGACGATGATCGAGCGCGACGACGACGTGCCGCCGCTCACCGACTTGCTCGCCGAACTCGACGTCGCGCGAGGCTTCGCGAGCGCGGTGGAAAGGCGCGCGGCGTGAGCCTGGCCGCCGTCCAACACGATTTTCTCGCCCAGGTCCTCGACGAGGATGCCGCCATGCCGCCGCACTGGTCGGCGCGCGAGCGGACGGGGATGGCCATCTACCGCAACGCCTATCGCGCGCAACTGGTGGGTGCCCTCGGCGAAACGTTTCCCGCGGTGAAGGCCTGGGTCGGCGACGAATCCTTCGCCCGGGCCGCGGCGCACCATGCGATCGTCAACCCTCCTTCGAGCTGGTCGCTCGACCATCTGGGCGCGGGCTTCGACGAAACGCTGGAAGAGCTGTTCGCGAACGATCCAGAGGTCGCCGAACTCGCATGGCTCGAATGGCATATGCACCTTGCCTTCGTCGCCCGCGACGCGGTGCCGCTCGACCAAGCGGGGCTCGCCGCGGCGATAGGCACGGTTGATCCTGAGGACATCGCAGCGCTGCGGTTCACGACCCTCCCCGGACTCGCCGCGCGGCGCGTGTCCCACGATATCCCCGCGATCTGGACCGCCGCCACGTCCAACGCCGAGCTTCCCTCGGACTACCGGCTGGCCGAAGCCGCCGGCATCGTCGTCTGGCGCGAGGGGCTGCGATCGGTGTTCCGGCCCGCCTCCGCGGGCGAGGCGGACTGCCTCGCGCTTGCGGCCGGGGGCGCGACTTTCGGAGAGGTCTGCGCTTTGCTCGGCGAACGCCGCGCGGACGAGGCGAGCGCCGCCGCCGCTGCGGGCGAAATGCTCACGCGCTGGATCTGCGACGGGATGCTCGCGGCGATCGGCCCCCGAAAGCCCTAGTCCGCCTTGCGCTTGGCCTTCTTCCGCTCGTGCGGGTCGAGGATCGCCTTCCGCAGCCGGATGCTCTTCGGCGTCACCTCGACCATCTCGTCGTCGTCGATGTAGGCGATGGCCTGTTCGAGCGTCATGATCTTGGGCGGGGTCAGGCGGATCGCGTCGTCCTTGCCGGTCGAGCGGAAGTTGGTCAGCTGCTTGGACTTGAGCGGGTTGACCTCGAGATCCTCGGGCTTGGCGTTCTCGCCGATGATCATGCCTTCGTAGAGCTTGGTCTGGGGCCCGAGGAACAGGATGCCGCGCTCTTCCAGGCTGTTGAGCGCGTAGCCGACCGCCTCGCCGGTGGCGTTCGAGATCAGCACGCCGTTCTGGCGGCCCTCGATCGCGCCCTTGTAGGCGTCGTACTTCTCGAACAGGCGGTTCATGATGCCGGTGCCGCGCGTGTCGGACAAGAACTCGCCGTGGTAGCCGATGAGGCCGCGGCTGGGGGCGCTGAAAGTGATGCGGGTCTTGCCCGCGCCGCTCGGGCGCATCTCGGTCAGCTCGGCCTTGCGGCGCTGCATCTTCTCCACGACCGTGCCCGAGTGTTCGTCGTCGACGTCGATCACGACGGTCTCGTACGGCTCGGTGCGCTGGCCGTCTTCCTCGCGGAACAGAACGCGGGGGCGGCTGATGCCGAGCTCGAAGCCCTCGCGGCGCATCGTCTCGATCAGCACGCCGAGCTGGAGTTCGCCGCGGCCGGCGACCTCGAAGCTGTCCTTGTCGGCGCTTTCGGTCACGCGGATGGCGACGTTGACTTCCGCTTCGCGCATCAGGCGGTCGCGGATCATGCGGCTGGTGACCTTGTCGCCCTCGCGCCCCGCGAGCGGGCTGTCGTTGACCGCAAAGCGCATCGACAGCGTCGGCGGGTCGATCGGCTGGGCGGCGATGGGCTCGCTGACGGACGGATCGGCGATGGTGTTCGCGACGGTCGCCTTCTCGAGGCCCGCGAGCGCGATGATGTCGCCCGCCTGCGCGCTGTCGACCGGCACCCGGTCGAGCCCGCGATAGGCGAGCAGTTTGGTCGCGCGGCCGACCTCGATCACCTTGCCGTCCATGTCGAGCGCGCGGATCGGGTCGTTGACCTTGACCGTGCCCGAGTGGACGCGGCCGGTGAGCACGCGGCCCATGAAGTTGTCGCGGTCGAGCAGCGTCGCGAGGAAGGCGAAGGGGCCGTGCACATCGGCCTCGGGGGCGGGGACGTGGTCGACGATCTTCTGGAACAGCGGGATCAGCGTGCCTTCGCGCAACGACGGGTCCTCGTTGGCATAGCCGTTGCGGCCCGAGGCATAGAGTACCGGGAAGTCGAGCTGTTCGTCGTTCGCATCGAGCGACACGAACAGGTCGAACACCTCGTCGAGCACTTCCTGGATGCGCTCGTCCGGGCGGTCGATCTTGTTGACGACGACGATCGGGCGCAGGCCCAGCGCGAGCGCCTTGCCGGTGACGAACTTGGTCTGCGGCATCGCGCCCTCGGAGCTGTCGACCAGCAGGATGACCCCGTCGACCATGCTAAGGATGCGCTCCACCTCGCCGCCGAAGTCGGCGTGGCCGGGGGTGTCGACGATATTGATCCGCACCGTCTCGCCGCCGCCTTCGGGTGCCCATTCGACCGAGGTGGGCTTCGCGAGGATGGTGATCCCGCGTTCCTTTTCCAGGTCGTTCGAATCCATCGCGCGCTCTTCGATGCGCTGGTTCTCGCGGAATGTGCCGGATTGGCGGAAAAGCTGGTCGACGAGCGTTGTCTTGCCGTGGTCGACGTGGGCGATGATCGCCACGTTGCGAAGGGACATCGGGTTTCTCTTGTTCGGGGGCGGGCCGTGGGCCTGCGAAGTCGGCGCGCCCCTAGCCGAGCGCGCCCGCGAACACAACCGGGCCCGGCCCTGCAAGAGGTGTGTCGCTCCTGCCACAGTGTCTAGACCGTTATCGGGCTTACGAAATGTCGCTTGAGCGGGCTTACGGGCAAGTTTATTGACCGCGCTGTCAGTTGGGGCAGGTTGGGCGACCAAAGCAAGGTGCCGATCTTCCCGCTTAGGAGAGGACGTTTCATGATCAAGACGCGCACCGGATTCGCCGGCTCGGCCCGATTCACCCTGCTTGCGGGGGCCGCCGCCCTGGCGCTGCCGGGCATCGCACACGCCCAGGACGCGGCCGACGATGCGGCCGTCGAGGAAGAAGAAGCGAGCGGCAACCAGATCGTCGTCACCGCGACGAAGCGCGAACAGACGCTGCAGGAAGTCCCGGTCGCGGTCAGCGTGACCACCGCCGAAACGATCGAGCGCGCGCAGATCCGCGACGTCACCGACCTTGCCACCGTCGTCCCCTCGCTCCGCGTGACGCAGAGCCAGAGCCAGGTGGCCACGACCTACTCCATCCGCGGCTTCGGCACGTCGGGCAACAACATCGGATTCGAACCGTCGGTCGCCATGTTCGTCGACGGCGTCTATCGCAGCCGCGCGATCGCGCAGATTTCCGACCTTCCGGACATCCAGCGCGTCGAGGTCCTTCGCGGCCCGCAGTCGACCCTGTTCGGCAAGAATGCCTCGGCGGGCGTGATTTCCCTGGTCACGAAGGCACCCAGCTTCCGGTTCGGAGGCTCGCTCGAGGCGAGCTACGGCAATTACGACGCGATGGTGGTCAAGGGTTACGTAACCGGTCCGATCAGCGATTCGATCGCCGCCAGCCTTGCTGCGGGTTACAACCGCCGCGACGGATACGTCACGAACCTGTTCAACGGTGACGACCTCAACAATCGCAACCGCTGGTTCGCCCGTGGGCAGGTGCTCATCGAACCCAGCGACACCTTCAAGTTCCGGGTTATCGGCGACTACGACGAGATCGACGAGAAGTGCTGCGCGGCCTTCAACCTGCAGCGATCGCCGTTCGGCTTTACCACTGCGGTCGAAGCCGTCGGCGGCCGCATCAACGATTTCCGCGATGTTCCCGATGCCGATGTCGTCTATTCGGACGTTGTACCATTCAGCAAGGTCCGCAACTTGGGCATCTCCGGACAGGGTGACCTCGAACTCGGCGCGCTGACGCTGACGTCGATCTCGGCCTATCGCGATACACAGTTCGACGCAGACCAGGACGTCGATTTCTCGAGCGCGCGCCTCGCGACCGGTGCGAACATCGGTCAGGTCAGCCTGAAGACCTTCACTCAGGAACTGCGCGTCGCTTCGGACTTCGACGGTCCGCTAAACTTCCTGCTCGGCGGTTACTATTTCAACGAGAAGGCCCGCAGCGCCGACCAGATCGTCTTCGGCGCCGACTTCCGCAATTATGTCGGAGCATTGCTGTCGCAGCAGGCCCCCCCCGGTACGACCGTCGCGGGGCTCGAGGCCCAGTTCGGCGCGCTTACGGGTCAGAACTTCACGAACCGCTTCTTCGCCGCCGGGCAGGGCTTCTTCAACGACATGAGCCAGGACAACGAGGCGTATTCGCTGTTCGGCAACGTGGATTTCGAGGTGTCCGACGCGCTGACGATAACCCTCGGCGCCAACTACACGCACGATGCGAAGGACGTGACGACCAATTCGGTCAGCACGGATGTCTTCTCGGGCCTCAACCTCCCCGCCATCCGGCAGACCGCAATCAATGCAACCGTGGCGGGCCAGGTCGGCGCGCGGCTGACCCCGGCGGTGGCCTTTG
Protein-coding regions in this window:
- a CDS encoding sigma-70 family RNA polymerase sigma factor, with the protein product MIADEATLAQLMRASQGGDRTAYNALLRECGGWLTRYFRRRVAPEQLDDLVQEVLVSLHAKRASYDPARPFLPWLAAIARYRWVDHLRRVYRNEEVGIEGYEFEQLPEQDAVAARISLDRLFESLPEAQATAIRLVKIQGQPVSDAARICGQSESLVKVNVHRGLKRLAALVEKAN
- a CDS encoding DoxX family protein; translated protein: MGTLVHPGIRHHWDRLAGMLSSAAVEAAALLLTRLALGGVFWRSGRTKVVEGTWMELSDTSRFLFESEYAGVPVPAGLSAQMALWGETVLPILLVLGLATRLSALGLIGMTLVIQLFVYPEAWWPTHSLWAAMALVLVARGGGLLSLDHLLARRVVQ
- the typA gene encoding translational GTPase TypA, whose product is MSLRNVAIIAHVDHGKTTLVDQLFRQSGTFRENQRIEERAMDSNDLEKERGITILAKPTSVEWAPEGGGETVRINIVDTPGHADFGGEVERILSMVDGVILLVDSSEGAMPQTKFVTGKALALGLRPIVVVNKIDRPDERIQEVLDEVFDLFVSLDANDEQLDFPVLYASGRNGYANEDPSLREGTLIPLFQKIVDHVPAPEADVHGPFAFLATLLDRDNFMGRVLTGRVHSGTVKVNDPIRALDMDGKVIEVGRATKLLAYRGLDRVPVDSAQAGDIIALAGLEKATVANTIADPSVSEPIAAQPIDPPTLSMRFAVNDSPLAGREGDKVTSRMIRDRLMREAEVNVAIRVTESADKDSFEVAGRGELQLGVLIETMRREGFELGISRPRVLFREEDGQRTEPYETVVIDVDDEHSGTVVEKMQRRKAELTEMRPSGAGKTRITFSAPSRGLIGYHGEFLSDTRGTGIMNRLFEKYDAYKGAIEGRQNGVLISNATGEAVGYALNSLEERGILFLGPQTKLYEGMIIGENAKPEDLEVNPLKSKQLTNFRSTGKDDAIRLTPPKIMTLEQAIAYIDDDEMVEVTPKSIRLRKAILDPHERKKAKRKAD
- a CDS encoding NrsF family protein; this encodes MMHDNPLIDSLVDDLAPVRPLKMRSGAAAVGLAFAATVAAVFVMFGRPVFLDEPMAEMSIVANGLLLLTGISSALAVVAMASPRVGAAYDGPKWAMAGLALLPLAALIAWMAPGVSHGPTIDRWIDLDCALKAGASSLLVALSLGLWLRRGAPVAPERAGLFLGVAASALGSAAYGLTCPLDGLAHLGVWHIVPVFVTGLVGRIAGPRLIRW
- a CDS encoding DNA-binding domain-containing protein, coding for MSLAAVQHDFLAQVLDEDAAMPPHWSARERTGMAIYRNAYRAQLVGALGETFPAVKAWVGDESFARAAAHHAIVNPPSSWSLDHLGAGFDETLEELFANDPEVAELAWLEWHMHLAFVARDAVPLDQAGLAAAIGTVDPEDIAALRFTTLPGLAARRVSHDIPAIWTAATSNAELPSDYRLAEAAGIVVWREGLRSVFRPASAGEADCLALAAGGATFGEVCALLGERRADEASAAAAAGEMLTRWICDGMLAAIGPRKP
- a CDS encoding TonB-dependent receptor gives rise to the protein MIKTRTGFAGSARFTLLAGAAALALPGIAHAQDAADDAAVEEEEASGNQIVVTATKREQTLQEVPVAVSVTTAETIERAQIRDVTDLATVVPSLRVTQSQSQVATTYSIRGFGTSGNNIGFEPSVAMFVDGVYRSRAIAQISDLPDIQRVEVLRGPQSTLFGKNASAGVISLVTKAPSFRFGGSLEASYGNYDAMVVKGYVTGPISDSIAASLAAGYNRRDGYVTNLFNGDDLNNRNRWFARGQVLIEPSDTFKFRVIGDYDEIDEKCCAAFNLQRSPFGFTTAVEAVGGRINDFRDVPDADVVYSDVVPFSKVRNLGISGQGDLELGALTLTSISAYRDTQFDADQDVDFSSARLATGANIGQVSLKTFTQELRVASDFDGPLNFLLGGYYFNEKARSADQIVFGADFRNYVGALLSQQAPPGTTVAGLEAQFGALTGQNFTNRFFAAGQGFFNDMSQDNEAYSLFGNVDFEVSDALTITLGANYTHDAKDVTTNSVSTDVFSGLNLPAIRQTAINATVAGQVGARLTPAVAFATPAQIAAFAAAGPVQAATLAAIQAAATTGTASILALTPFQFLPPFQNCPNAVEACRTRDGDWSWTARLAYEFSPTLNAYASWSTGYKAPSFNLSRDSRPATFINGVPAGDCAALISGGLAVTNLTCGLRFAAAENSEVYEVGIKGNWGIAAANLTLFQQSIKNFQTNVFTGLGFAIGNAEKQETRGVEFDGYVRPTDQLTFNLAMTYLDPKYARYTASPYGDISGTSIVNIPKLSAVFGAQWDQELASGDRLIARTDFSYQSPIQVAEGLVRFGSVAANLAAARPFRAEVNDLNASLTYAMEMGLELTVWGRNLLDDRNITGIFDSTAQNGSVSGYTNQPRTYGVAARFKF
- a CDS encoding DUF2282 domain-containing protein, with translation MNKTSIAAGSIALAAIAATFALGAPAHAADKMEKCYGISKAGKNDCAAGPGTSCAGTSTRDYQGNAWKLVKEGTCVKTQTPKGKGSLTPVKR
- a CDS encoding DUF692 domain-containing protein, with protein sequence MPTEPTAFSGFGLGLRREHYADFVEGGVAVDFVEIISENYMVDGGRPLATLDKVRAHYPVAMHGVSLSIGRAEGLDDGYLRRLRDLADRIEPLWVSDHLCWTGTNAHTTHDLLPMPYTREALDLVCRNIDRAQDALGRTMLFENPSSYLAFPEDEMREWEFIAEMARRTGCSLLLDVNNVYVSAHNHGFEAEDFLAGLPADRVRQMHLAGHTPGEILIDTHDRPVCDGVWDLYARAVERFGHAATMIERDDDVPPLTDLLAELDVARGFASAVERRAA